Proteins found in one Promicromonospora sukumoe genomic segment:
- a CDS encoding cupin domain-containing protein: MTENHAEHTHGAGEHDGPAASWMTAATMLQDASPITVPDGASAMTIHVQWEPGDPGTPPHRHSGPAFGYVIQGAVRFELEGEPERVVEAGGTFWEPGGDVIHYQDGNALDDARTEFVATMMCAPGKPMLELVAESELAERAHLRASRPSGSGV; the protein is encoded by the coding sequence ATGACGGAGAACCACGCCGAGCACACGCACGGGGCCGGCGAGCACGACGGGCCGGCGGCGAGCTGGATGACGGCGGCCACGATGCTGCAGGACGCATCGCCGATCACCGTGCCCGACGGCGCCTCGGCGATGACGATCCACGTCCAGTGGGAGCCGGGCGACCCGGGCACGCCGCCGCACCGGCACTCCGGGCCGGCGTTCGGGTACGTGATCCAGGGCGCGGTCCGGTTCGAGCTGGAGGGCGAGCCGGAGCGGGTCGTCGAGGCCGGCGGCACGTTCTGGGAGCCGGGCGGCGACGTCATCCACTACCAGGACGGGAACGCGCTGGACGATGCCCGGACCGAGTTCGTGGCGACGATGATGTGCGCGCCGGGCAAGCCGATGCTGGAGCTGGTGGCCGAGTCGGAGCTGGCGGAGCGGGCGCACCTGCGGGCGTCGCGGCCGTCGGGCTCGGGAGTCTGA
- the hisD gene encoding histidinol dehydrogenase, with amino-acid sequence MIQRIDLRGRSLGRRALLDVLPRAEVGVDEAVHVVEPLLRQVREGGAAALREIALRFDGIAPEHLRVPASALTEALDGLTPLVRSGLEEAIRRVRRVHGAQLPADHVTELAPGAVVRQRWIPVQRVGLYAPGGLAVYPSSVVMNVVAAQEAGVPGLAVASPPQKDNGGLPHPTILAACALLGVDEVYAVGGAQAVAMFAYGAAGSAEQDGETLCEPVDVITGPGNVYVAAAKRLVRGIVGIDSEAGPTEIAVLADATADAGHVALDLISQAEHDPMAASVLVTDSVELASAVEARVQDLASATKHSTRVARALEGPQSAVVLVDDIEAGLAVVNAYGAEHLEIQTVDAGAVAARVHSAGAIFVGPWSPVSLGDYMAGSNHVLPTGGTAHFASGLGVHAFLKSVQQIEYTRDALEELTDRIVAVANDEDLPAHGEAVRGRFH; translated from the coding sequence GTGATCCAACGCATCGACCTCCGCGGCCGGTCCCTGGGCCGCCGCGCCCTTCTCGACGTCCTTCCCCGTGCCGAGGTCGGAGTCGACGAGGCCGTCCATGTGGTCGAGCCGCTGCTGCGCCAGGTCCGCGAGGGCGGCGCGGCCGCCCTGCGCGAGATCGCGCTGCGGTTCGACGGGATCGCTCCCGAGCACCTGCGGGTCCCCGCGTCCGCGCTGACCGAGGCGCTCGACGGCCTGACGCCGCTGGTCCGCTCCGGCCTGGAGGAGGCGATCCGCCGCGTGCGCCGGGTGCACGGCGCCCAGCTGCCCGCCGACCACGTGACCGAGCTCGCGCCGGGCGCCGTCGTCCGGCAGCGCTGGATCCCGGTCCAGCGCGTCGGCCTGTACGCGCCGGGCGGTCTGGCCGTGTACCCGTCGTCGGTGGTGATGAACGTCGTCGCCGCGCAGGAGGCGGGCGTGCCCGGCCTGGCCGTGGCCTCCCCGCCGCAGAAGGACAACGGCGGTCTGCCGCACCCGACCATCCTCGCGGCGTGCGCGCTGCTGGGGGTCGACGAGGTCTACGCCGTGGGCGGCGCCCAGGCCGTGGCGATGTTCGCGTACGGCGCGGCGGGCAGCGCGGAGCAGGACGGCGAGACGCTGTGCGAGCCCGTCGACGTCATCACCGGCCCCGGCAACGTGTACGTCGCGGCCGCCAAGCGCCTGGTGCGCGGCATCGTGGGCATCGACTCCGAGGCCGGGCCCACGGAGATCGCCGTCCTCGCCGACGCCACGGCCGACGCCGGGCACGTGGCCCTCGACCTGATCAGCCAGGCCGAGCACGACCCGATGGCCGCCTCCGTGCTGGTCACCGACTCGGTCGAGCTCGCCTCCGCGGTCGAGGCCCGGGTTCAGGACCTCGCGTCGGCCACCAAGCACTCCACCCGGGTGGCGCGTGCGCTGGAGGGCCCGCAGTCCGCCGTCGTGCTGGTGGACGACATCGAGGCCGGTCTCGCCGTCGTGAACGCCTACGGCGCGGAGCACCTGGAGATCCAGACCGTCGACGCCGGCGCCGTGGCCGCGCGCGTGCACAGCGCGGGCGCCATCTTCGTGGGCCCCTGGTCGCCGGTGTCGCTCGGCGACTACATGGCCGGGTCCAACCACGTGCTGCCCACCGGCGGCACCGCGCACTTCGCGAGCGGCCTGGGCGTGCACGCCTTCCTCAAGTCGGTGCAGCAGATCGAGTACACGCGCGACGCGCTCGAGGAGCTGACCGACCGCATCGTCGCCGTCGCCAACGACGAGGACCTGCCCGCGCACGGCGAGGCGGTCCGGGGCCGCTTCCACTAG
- a CDS encoding RNA-binding S4 domain-containing protein: MVSNSEPNVPEVPIRDDVIRLGQFLKLADLAEDGAQARDLIADGEVRVNGEVETRRGRQLVRGDRVSVLMPAGEESAKVG; encoded by the coding sequence GTGGTGTCCAACTCTGAGCCGAACGTTCCCGAGGTGCCCATCCGTGACGACGTCATCCGCCTGGGCCAGTTCCTGAAGCTCGCCGACCTCGCGGAGGACGGCGCGCAGGCCCGCGACCTGATCGCCGACGGCGAGGTGCGGGTCAACGGCGAGGTCGAGACGCGCCGCGGCCGCCAGCTCGTGCGCGGCGACCGTGTCAGCGTGCTGATGCCGGCCGGCGAGGAGTCCGCCAAGGTCGGCTGA
- a CDS encoding oxidoreductase codes for MTTQTLPGGTFTLADDLTLSRVGYGAMQLAGPGVFGPPADRAAAVAVLREAVALGVNHIDTADFYGPYVTNEIIREALHPYAADLHLVTKVGAVRDAEGHWVFRREPDELRKQVEQNLEHLGLDTLDVVNLRVGGFDAPEPGSLAPQFAALAALRDEGLIRHLGVSTVTAEQVAEAQTIAPVVCVQNMYNIANRGDDALIDSLAAQGIAYVPYFPLGGFSPVQSAELDAVAARLGSTPAAVAQAWLLQRSPNILLIPGTSSVAHLRENVAVAGLTLPDDQVAVLDAIGG; via the coding sequence ATGACCACACAGACCCTCCCCGGCGGCACCTTCACGCTCGCCGACGACCTGACCCTCTCCCGCGTCGGCTACGGCGCCATGCAGCTCGCCGGGCCCGGCGTCTTCGGCCCGCCCGCCGACCGCGCGGCCGCCGTCGCCGTCCTGCGCGAGGCCGTCGCGCTCGGCGTCAACCACATCGACACGGCCGACTTCTACGGCCCGTACGTGACCAACGAGATCATCCGCGAGGCCCTGCACCCCTACGCCGCGGACCTGCACCTCGTCACCAAGGTGGGCGCGGTGCGCGACGCCGAGGGGCACTGGGTGTTCCGCCGCGAGCCGGACGAGCTGCGCAAGCAGGTCGAGCAGAACCTGGAGCACCTCGGCCTGGACACGCTCGACGTCGTGAACCTGCGCGTCGGCGGGTTCGACGCCCCGGAGCCCGGGTCGCTGGCACCGCAGTTCGCCGCCCTGGCCGCGCTTCGGGACGAGGGCCTGATCCGGCACCTCGGCGTCAGCACCGTCACGGCGGAGCAGGTCGCCGAGGCGCAGACGATCGCGCCGGTCGTCTGCGTGCAGAACATGTACAACATCGCCAACCGCGGCGACGACGCGCTGATCGACTCCCTGGCCGCGCAGGGCATCGCCTACGTGCCGTACTTCCCGCTCGGCGGCTTCTCGCCGGTGCAGTCAGCGGAGCTGGACGCCGTCGCGGCCCGGCTGGGCAGCACCCCGGCCGCCGTCGCGCAGGCGTGGCTGCTCCAGCGTTCGCCGAACATCCTGCTGATCCCGGGGACGTCGTCGGTGGCCCACCTCCGCGAGAACGTCGCGGTCGCAGGGCTCACCCTGCCCGACGACCAGGTCGCGGTGCTGGACGCGATCGGCGGCTGA
- a CDS encoding helix-turn-helix domain-containing protein, producing the protein MTRETQLSEYLRARRELVRPADVGLPEGGVRRVAGLRREEVALLAGISADYYLRLEQGRDRNPSAQVLESIARVLLLDEAATRHLLGLAAPAPRRRRRPRREVVPEGTLRLLERVGIPGYIEGRYFDVLAVNPLAEALSPTLRVGRNRLRDLFLDPAEQALHPDWPGVAPQIVARFREAVGTDTDDERPARLVGELSLASERFRTLWARHDVNLGRPHVTHMLHPQVGELELDMEKLSIAGTDRQMVVLLHAAPGSPSGERLALLASLAASVGPVGAPGLPDGAASAARAETARGTVRE; encoded by the coding sequence ATGACCCGGGAGACCCAGCTGAGCGAGTACCTGCGGGCGCGCCGCGAGCTGGTGCGCCCCGCCGACGTCGGCCTGCCGGAGGGCGGCGTGCGCCGGGTGGCCGGCCTGCGGCGCGAGGAGGTGGCGCTGCTCGCGGGCATCAGCGCCGACTACTACCTGCGGCTGGAGCAGGGCCGGGACCGCAACCCGTCCGCCCAGGTCCTGGAGTCGATCGCCCGGGTGCTGCTCCTGGACGAGGCGGCGACGAGGCACCTGCTCGGCCTGGCGGCCCCGGCGCCCCGCCGGCGTCGTCGTCCGCGCCGCGAGGTGGTGCCCGAGGGGACGCTGCGGCTGCTGGAGCGGGTGGGCATCCCGGGCTACATCGAGGGCCGGTACTTCGACGTGCTCGCGGTGAACCCGCTGGCGGAGGCCCTGTCGCCCACCCTCCGGGTGGGCCGCAACCGGCTCCGCGACCTGTTCCTGGACCCCGCCGAGCAGGCCCTGCACCCGGACTGGCCCGGCGTGGCGCCCCAGATCGTGGCCCGGTTCCGCGAGGCGGTCGGCACGGACACGGACGACGAGCGCCCCGCACGGCTCGTCGGGGAGCTCTCGCTCGCCTCGGAGCGCTTCCGCACCCTCTGGGCGCGGCACGACGTCAACCTCGGCAGGCCGCACGTCACGCACATGCTGCACCCGCAGGTCGGGGAGCTGGAGCTCGACATGGAGAAGCTGTCGATCGCCGGGACCGACCGGCAGATGGTCGTGCTGCTGCACGCCGCCCCGGGCTCGCCGAGCGGGGAGCGGCTCGCGCTGCTCGCCTCGCTGGCGGCGTCGGTGGGTCCGGTGGGTGCGCCGGGTCTGCCCGACGGCGCCGCTTCGGCGGCGCGTGCTGAGACGGCGCGAGGAACCGTCCGCGAATAG
- a CDS encoding carbohydrate-binding protein, with amino-acid sequence MRRRTSFLAAGITALLVTGLAVPVVVAQAGPVAQAAAADCAASAWAEGSSYTAGAHVTHRGRAYTALVGHTAHVGAGWTPDTTPSLWADDGACATQPDPDPTDPTPDPDPDPTDPTPDPEPTPTDCSQRPRPSGKVLQGYWENWDGASNGVHPGMGWIPITDSRITQHGYNVATLAFPVIRSDGTVLWEDGMDSGVQVPSPEEMCAAKEAGLTILMSIGGATAGIDLSSQAVADRFVATIVPILREYNFDGIDIDIETGLTGSGSISQLSTSQANLIRIIDGVLAGMPAGFGLTMAPETAYVTGGSVVYGSIWGSYLPIIKKYADNGRLWWLNMQYYNGSMYDCSGNSYAAGTVAGFQAQTDCLDDGLVIQGTTIRVPYEKQVPGLPAQQGAGGGYMAPSLVSQAYGSYNGALKGLMTWSINWDGSRGWTFGDNVKALQGR; translated from the coding sequence ATGAGACGGCGTACATCGTTCCTGGCGGCGGGGATCACCGCCCTGCTGGTGACCGGACTGGCGGTACCGGTCGTCGTCGCGCAGGCCGGGCCGGTGGCCCAGGCCGCCGCTGCCGACTGCGCGGCCTCCGCCTGGGCGGAGGGCAGCTCCTACACCGCAGGCGCGCACGTGACGCACCGCGGCCGGGCCTACACGGCGCTGGTGGGGCACACCGCGCACGTCGGCGCGGGCTGGACCCCCGACACCACCCCCAGCCTCTGGGCCGACGACGGCGCGTGCGCGACGCAGCCCGACCCTGACCCGACCGACCCGACACCCGACCCGGACCCGGACCCCACGGACCCGACCCCCGACCCCGAGCCGACGCCGACGGACTGCAGCCAGCGCCCGCGCCCGTCGGGCAAGGTGCTGCAGGGCTACTGGGAGAACTGGGACGGCGCGAGCAACGGCGTGCACCCCGGCATGGGCTGGATCCCGATCACCGACTCGCGGATCACCCAGCACGGCTACAACGTCGCCACCCTCGCGTTCCCGGTGATCCGCTCCGACGGCACGGTGCTGTGGGAGGACGGCATGGACTCCGGCGTCCAGGTGCCCAGCCCGGAGGAGATGTGCGCCGCCAAGGAGGCGGGCCTGACGATCCTGATGTCGATCGGCGGCGCCACCGCGGGCATCGACCTGTCCTCGCAGGCCGTGGCCGACCGGTTCGTCGCGACCATCGTGCCGATCCTGCGGGAGTACAACTTCGACGGCATCGACATCGACATCGAGACGGGCCTGACGGGCAGCGGCAGCATCAGCCAGCTCTCGACGTCGCAGGCCAACCTGATCCGGATCATCGACGGCGTGCTCGCCGGGATGCCGGCCGGGTTCGGCCTCACGATGGCGCCCGAGACTGCCTACGTCACCGGCGGCAGCGTCGTCTACGGCTCGATCTGGGGCTCCTACCTGCCGATCATCAAGAAGTACGCCGACAACGGGCGCCTGTGGTGGCTCAACATGCAGTACTACAACGGGTCGATGTACGACTGCTCCGGCAACTCGTACGCCGCCGGGACCGTGGCCGGCTTCCAGGCCCAGACCGACTGCCTCGACGACGGCCTCGTCATCCAGGGCACCACGATCCGTGTGCCGTACGAGAAGCAGGTGCCCGGGCTGCCCGCGCAGCAGGGCGCGGGCGGCGGGTACATGGCGCCGTCGCTGGTCTCGCAGGCGTACGGCTCGTACAACGGGGCGCTCAAGGGCCTCATGACCTGGTCGATCAACTGGGACGGGTCGCGCGGCTGGACCTTCGGCGACAACGTGAAGGCGCTGCAGGGGCGGTAG
- a CDS encoding NUDIX hydrolase, whose amino-acid sequence MTEAPGAAPDRTDRYDEGDHERFTLVPAAYLYFRREGQVLLQLRQGTGYRDGFWACAAAGHVEEGESVIDAAVREAREELGVEVAPEDVRPLTVLHRGEPGGPAIEQRVDFMFEVTRWTGTPSIQEPDKAADLAWFPFVGLPDPVVPHELAVLRAVHDAGRHGTDMPRVLTFGF is encoded by the coding sequence GTGACCGAGGCCCCCGGCGCGGCCCCGGACCGGACCGACCGGTACGACGAGGGCGACCACGAGCGGTTCACGCTCGTGCCCGCGGCCTACCTGTACTTCCGGCGCGAGGGGCAGGTGCTGCTCCAGCTCCGGCAGGGCACCGGTTACCGCGACGGCTTCTGGGCCTGCGCGGCCGCGGGGCACGTCGAGGAGGGCGAGTCGGTGATCGACGCCGCCGTGCGCGAGGCCCGCGAGGAGCTCGGCGTGGAGGTGGCACCCGAGGACGTCCGGCCGCTCACCGTGCTGCACCGGGGCGAGCCGGGCGGGCCTGCGATCGAGCAGCGGGTCGACTTCATGTTCGAGGTCACCCGCTGGACGGGGACGCCGTCGATCCAGGAGCCCGACAAGGCCGCCGACCTGGCCTGGTTCCCGTTCGTCGGGCTGCCGGACCCGGTCGTGCCGCACGAGCTCGCGGTGCTCCGCGCCGTCCACGACGCGGGCCGCCACGGCACGGACATGCCGCGGGTACTCACGTTCGGCTTCTGA
- a CDS encoding pyridoxamine 5'-phosphate oxidase family protein — protein sequence MIRLNPEQLVFVTERHLATLTTLRPDGTPHVVPVAFTWDADAGVARITTNRSSFKARHSAPGPDGGQPRAALCQVSGGRWITLEGTIAVSEDEAEIADAVARYARRYRELGPNPDRIVLRVTVDKVMASTYMAS from the coding sequence GTGATCCGACTCAACCCCGAGCAGCTCGTCTTCGTCACCGAGCGCCACCTCGCGACCCTCACCACCCTGCGCCCCGACGGCACGCCGCACGTCGTCCCGGTCGCCTTCACCTGGGACGCCGACGCCGGGGTCGCGCGCATCACCACCAACCGCAGCTCGTTCAAGGCCCGCCACTCCGCCCCGGGGCCCGACGGCGGCCAGCCGCGCGCCGCGCTGTGCCAGGTCTCCGGCGGCCGGTGGATCACGCTGGAGGGCACCATCGCCGTCAGCGAGGACGAGGCCGAGATCGCCGACGCCGTCGCCCGCTACGCGCGCCGCTACCGCGAGCTGGGCCCCAACCCGGACCGCATCGTGCTGCGCGTGACGGTCGACAAGGTGATGGCGTCGACGTACATGGCGTCCTGA
- a CDS encoding S8 family serine peptidase, whose amino-acid sequence MSYRSRTPLLAVAAVTALAAAFTPAAAAVIPAAPPSTDKVDPRDALAENLVPAETTPQAGVERDAGIQKLALGRGKAERTYLIRLADAAVPTYTGGVEGLAATTPRAGRTLDPSTARVRAYTEFLEAEQDDFVTRIERTVGHDVEVPFTYQYAVNGLSAVLTPQEAAEVAKDPAVAHIALDKEHELHTDAGPAWSNADALWNAVEELDLPEDYKGEGVVIGTIDTGIHPSSPSFAETGDDGYTHTNPLGAGNYLGVCDPANTDQYDPDFPCNGKLIGAYGFLSAADRSALDEDGHGSHTASTSGGNVVDDVTPTAPEGTNPPTFDVSGVAPHANVISYRGCCTSAGLTASIDQAIADGVDVINYSIGSSSPSDLWNDFDALGFLNARAAGIFVATSNGNDGPGFATTGSPADAPWLTSVGASTHNRHMLNALENLTGGTSDLPDLTGKSLTGPLPATGIIDAGSVGDPQCTTTTGHEADYADKIVVCARGGNGRVEKSSNVAAQGATGFVLTNDEVNGGSLLGDAFTVPGVALSFADGETLRDWLAEGSDHTGSIAGTTFVTDDALGDTMSSFSSRGPNRAVDTIVPSITAPGVDILAAYGVADGAYDHVEYGIISGTSMSSPHVAGAGALLTQARPEWTPAQQQSALMTTARTSVKDFDGSPATPYEQGSGHMDIGAAAQAGLLFDETAANYLAADPEQGGEPSTLNLPSFADTQCLANCSWERTAVAPPSAPADVTWTASVESDDALALSVDLSTDTVSPGDSLGITVTADVDGAPDGETLFGRVTLTPSNDDVPAVTLPVAVVPSGAILPNEIDVTTRRDTGSQAVTGLKSIAVSDFTGSVKGLVEADLHEGSLSQDPTNADAFDDLSQVEVTTLEVPDGASRLVTEITAAEAADLDLFVGTGSTPSAATQVCASTSSGSAEACDIADPEAGTWWVVVQNWAGSDDQPDAHTLATAVVPSEDLGNAGVAGPDGEVPVGEPYDVRLHWNLPTAAAGDLFFGTAVLGTSPDSPGDIGEIPVRLNRVADDVTKTASVEAAGIGDTIGYDITVQPNVTPEDLTYTVTDTVPDGLSIDEASVTGDGVVDGQTITWEVEVPTQVGAVGSYEASTPADDPQCAAWAGFLDLGSVGVGFSTLDGDSAAVNAFSPIGPFPHYGDQSPGLIVSDDGLITIAGGYTGRPWEPQEIPATDGPNGVIAPLWSDLQLSLANDRGVRLATSGGEVAVVQWDDPFPYGGDPADLSNSVGTFQAWIYNSVSETRPEITFEYGEVGTLPDLATIGIENLAGTAGTAVVNAGDPSSAVTEGGSVCLDYVGPDVDPVSLSYEVTVAPDAVTGTYTNSAEHVTNNPFDEPAVTSVDVDVTGLPDVPAWDRKAIYTAGDEVLHDGSVWVAQWWTKGQKPGATPWGPWAEVGADVVCGAETYQAWTDSWIYTGGETVEHEGKLWRAQWWTRNQEPGIPWGPWQKVGAC is encoded by the coding sequence ATGTCATACCGGTCCAGAACGCCCCTGCTCGCCGTGGCCGCGGTCACGGCACTAGCGGCGGCGTTCACGCCAGCGGCCGCTGCCGTGATCCCCGCCGCTCCACCGTCGACCGACAAGGTCGACCCCCGGGACGCCCTGGCCGAGAACCTGGTTCCGGCCGAGACCACCCCGCAGGCCGGGGTGGAGCGCGACGCCGGTATCCAGAAGCTCGCCCTCGGCCGCGGCAAGGCGGAGCGCACCTACCTGATCCGCCTGGCCGACGCCGCCGTGCCCACCTACACCGGTGGCGTCGAGGGCCTGGCGGCCACGACGCCCCGCGCGGGCCGGACGCTCGACCCGTCGACCGCCCGCGTGCGCGCGTACACGGAGTTCCTCGAGGCGGAGCAGGACGACTTCGTCACCCGCATCGAGCGCACCGTGGGCCACGACGTCGAGGTGCCGTTCACCTACCAGTACGCCGTCAACGGCCTGTCCGCCGTCCTGACGCCGCAGGAGGCAGCGGAGGTCGCCAAGGACCCGGCCGTCGCGCACATCGCGCTCGACAAGGAGCACGAGCTGCACACGGACGCCGGTCCGGCGTGGAGCAACGCCGACGCGCTGTGGAACGCCGTCGAGGAGCTCGACCTGCCGGAGGACTACAAGGGCGAGGGTGTCGTGATCGGCACCATCGACACCGGCATCCACCCCTCCAGCCCCTCGTTCGCCGAGACCGGCGACGACGGCTACACGCACACCAACCCGCTCGGCGCGGGCAACTACCTGGGCGTCTGCGACCCGGCGAACACCGACCAGTACGACCCCGACTTCCCCTGCAACGGCAAGCTCATCGGCGCCTACGGGTTCCTGAGCGCCGCCGACCGCAGCGCGCTGGACGAGGACGGGCACGGCTCGCACACGGCCTCCACCTCGGGCGGCAACGTGGTCGACGACGTGACGCCGACGGCGCCGGAGGGCACGAACCCGCCGACGTTCGACGTCTCCGGCGTCGCCCCGCACGCCAACGTCATCAGCTACCGCGGCTGCTGCACCAGCGCGGGCCTGACGGCGTCGATCGACCAGGCCATCGCCGACGGCGTCGACGTCATCAACTACTCCATCGGCTCCTCGTCGCCGTCGGACCTGTGGAACGACTTCGACGCGCTCGGCTTCCTCAACGCGCGCGCCGCGGGCATCTTCGTCGCCACGTCCAACGGCAACGACGGCCCCGGGTTCGCGACGACGGGCTCCCCCGCCGACGCGCCCTGGCTGACGTCGGTGGGCGCCTCGACGCACAACCGGCACATGCTCAACGCCCTGGAGAACCTCACCGGCGGCACGAGCGACCTGCCCGACCTCACCGGCAAGTCCCTGACCGGCCCGCTGCCCGCGACCGGCATCATCGACGCCGGCTCCGTGGGCGACCCGCAGTGCACCACGACCACGGGCCACGAGGCGGACTACGCCGACAAGATCGTGGTCTGCGCCCGTGGCGGCAACGGCCGCGTCGAGAAGTCCTCGAACGTCGCGGCGCAGGGCGCCACCGGCTTCGTGCTGACGAACGACGAGGTCAACGGCGGCTCGCTGCTCGGTGACGCGTTCACCGTCCCGGGCGTCGCGCTCAGCTTCGCCGACGGCGAGACCCTGCGCGACTGGCTCGCGGAGGGCTCGGACCACACCGGGTCGATCGCCGGCACCACGTTCGTCACGGACGACGCGCTGGGCGACACGATGTCCAGCTTCTCCTCGCGCGGCCCCAACCGGGCCGTCGACACGATCGTGCCGTCCATCACCGCACCCGGCGTCGACATCCTCGCCGCGTACGGCGTGGCCGACGGCGCGTACGACCACGTCGAGTACGGCATCATCTCGGGCACCTCGATGTCGAGCCCGCACGTGGCCGGCGCGGGCGCTCTGCTCACGCAGGCCCGGCCGGAGTGGACCCCGGCGCAGCAGCAGTCGGCGCTCATGACGACGGCGCGCACGAGCGTCAAGGACTTCGACGGCTCGCCGGCCACCCCGTACGAGCAGGGCAGCGGGCACATGGACATCGGGGCCGCCGCCCAGGCGGGCCTGCTGTTCGACGAGACGGCCGCGAACTACCTGGCCGCCGACCCGGAGCAGGGCGGCGAGCCGAGCACGCTCAACCTGCCGTCCTTCGCCGACACCCAGTGCCTCGCGAACTGCTCCTGGGAGCGGACGGCGGTCGCCCCGCCGTCGGCCCCCGCGGACGTCACCTGGACGGCGTCGGTCGAGTCCGACGACGCCCTGGCCCTGTCGGTGGACCTGTCCACGGACACCGTCTCGCCCGGCGACTCGCTCGGCATCACGGTCACGGCCGACGTCGACGGCGCCCCCGACGGCGAGACGCTGTTCGGGCGCGTCACGCTCACCCCGAGCAACGACGACGTCCCCGCGGTGACCCTGCCGGTCGCCGTCGTCCCGTCCGGCGCGATCCTGCCGAACGAGATCGACGTGACCACGCGCCGCGACACCGGCTCCCAGGCCGTGACCGGCCTGAAGTCCATCGCGGTCAGCGACTTCACCGGTTCGGTGAAGGGTCTGGTCGAGGCCGACCTGCACGAGGGCTCGCTCAGCCAGGACCCGACGAACGCCGACGCGTTCGACGACCTGAGCCAGGTCGAGGTCACCACGCTGGAGGTGCCCGACGGCGCGTCGCGGCTCGTCACGGAGATCACCGCGGCCGAGGCGGCGGACCTCGACCTGTTCGTCGGCACCGGCAGCACGCCGAGCGCCGCGACCCAGGTCTGCGCGTCCACGTCGTCCGGCTCCGCCGAGGCCTGCGACATCGCCGACCCCGAGGCCGGGACCTGGTGGGTGGTGGTCCAGAACTGGGCCGGCAGCGACGACCAGCCCGACGCCCACACGCTGGCGACCGCCGTCGTCCCGTCCGAGGACCTCGGCAACGCCGGGGTGGCCGGGCCCGACGGCGAGGTGCCGGTGGGCGAGCCGTACGACGTGCGGCTGCACTGGAACCTGCCCACGGCCGCCGCGGGCGACCTGTTCTTCGGCACCGCGGTGCTCGGCACCTCGCCGGACAGCCCGGGCGACATCGGTGAGATCCCGGTCCGCCTGAACCGCGTGGCCGACGACGTGACCAAGACCGCCTCGGTCGAGGCCGCCGGGATCGGCGACACCATCGGCTACGACATCACCGTCCAGCCGAACGTGACGCCCGAGGACCTCACCTACACGGTCACCGACACGGTGCCGGACGGGCTGAGCATCGACGAGGCGTCGGTGACGGGTGACGGCGTCGTCGACGGCCAGACGATCACGTGGGAGGTCGAGGTGCCCACGCAGGTGGGCGCGGTGGGCTCCTACGAGGCGTCCACGCCGGCCGACGACCCGCAGTGCGCGGCGTGGGCAGGGTTCCTCGACCTCGGCTCGGTCGGCGTCGGGTTCAGCACCCTCGACGGGGACAGCGCGGCCGTGAACGCGTTCTCGCCCATCGGCCCGTTCCCGCACTACGGCGACCAGTCGCCGGGCCTCATCGTCTCCGACGACGGCCTGATCACGATCGCGGGCGGCTACACCGGCCGGCCGTGGGAGCCGCAGGAGATCCCGGCGACGGACGGCCCGAACGGCGTCATCGCGCCGCTCTGGTCCGACCTGCAGCTCTCGCTCGCCAACGACCGCGGCGTGCGGCTGGCGACGTCCGGCGGCGAGGTCGCGGTGGTCCAGTGGGACGACCCGTTCCCCTACGGCGGTGACCCGGCCGACCTGTCCAACTCCGTGGGCACGTTCCAGGCCTGGATCTACAACTCGGTGTCCGAGACCCGGCCCGAGATCACCTTCGAGTACGGCGAGGTGGGCACCCTGCCCGACCTGGCCACGATCGGCATCGAGAACCTCGCGGGCACGGCCGGCACCGCCGTCGTGAACGCGGGCGACCCCTCGTCCGCCGTGACGGAGGGCGGGTCGGTCTGCCTCGACTACGTGGGGCCGGACGTCGACCCGGTCTCGCTGTCGTACGAGGTCACGGTGGCCCCGGACGCGGTGACCGGCACGTACACCAACTCCGCCGAGCACGTCACCAACAACCCGTTCGACGAGCCGGCCGTCACCTCGGTCGACGTCGACGTGACCGGTCTGCCGGACGTCCCCGCCTGGGACCGCAAGGCGATCTACACCGCCGGTGACGAGGTCCTCCACGACGGCTCCGTGTGGGTCGCGCAGTGGTGGACCAAGGGCCAGAAGCCGGGCGCCACGCCGTGGGGCCCGTGGGCCGAGGTCGGTGCCGACGTGGTCTGCGGCGCGGAGACCTACCAGGCCTGGACGGACTCGTGGATCTACACGGGCGGCGAGACCGTCGAGCACGAGGGCAAGCTCTGGCGGGCCCAGTGGTGGACCCGCAACCAGGAGCCGGGCATCCCGTGGGGCCCGTGGCAGAAGGTCGGCGCCTGCTGA